The DNA sequence tgtCTCGTTTTGCCGAGTTTCACCCATAAAAATTTGCAATAATTTAGTCTTTCAGGCTTTATATGACTGATTTTACATGGTCGTGGACTTTCACCAAATGTAGAACTTCTTCTGTAACCTGTAAATTTAAGATGGTATAGTGGATGTTGATTTTAAcatataaaaagttaaaaagaaaaaaaaaatcctttggCCTCCGCTTACAAAGAACAGAGATTGTAGATCCAAGAAATCAATATACTAAACCTAAATGAGATGGCAGAAAGGTTGTAGGCACATAATTGTTCAAGGTCGACCAATGACCAAGATATGGAATAAGGAAATGATGGGAGGAAAGGCTGGATAGCCTCATTAGCCTGCGGGCGAAGACAATACTAATATTCATCATAACTTCGATCATGATCATTTTAGAAGAAAAGTCCCTTCTTAGTCTCTCCGTCATCTCCTTCACAGCTCAACAAGATTCCTATCAACTTACGTCCAGGTCAACCCCATATTGGTAAAGAAGAGTGCTGTACAAAAAAGTGATTTTCAGAGTGTGATAGATTGGGAATACATTTTTGGTGTATGATGAATTGTATGGACGACTGCTTCTTCCATAAACCTTTTTGCGCTCTTGTGTGATTGTTGTTATCTCGATCGATCATCTAAAACCTCATGGATTCTGGATgtatttccttttcatttagAGACCGTTAAGAGTCAAAATCAGCTCTTAAATtatactctcttttttttgtatATAAACTTGCATTTACtgcatcaaatttttttttttaaaatagagGATTATGCGATATTAGCCCTTCGTTAGCGTTCATTGCGCAAAGCGCCTACCCTCCCCATAATAGAGAAGGGACCACTGCACCTGGGAACCCACCCCCCAtccctctattttattttattgaaaaaaaaaaaacaaaatacaagatGGAAGGAGGGGGACATAAACCAAAACCTCTCCCAAAACCAAGAAACATTACAACTGGATTGAAAATTCCAACATTAAGGATAGCAAATCGTCATATCtgtaaagaagagaaaaagctgAGGACTAATAAGGGCCCCCAAAAGAACAACCCAAGAGAAGCAACCAACATCTACTATGCAAACCAGAAATTAGGAAGGCCTGCCAAATCTCGAGAATATGCCACAAGTGCACAAGGAGGACAAGAGTCCCACCAATGAACACCAACCTGATTCATCCCAAAATTAACTAAAGAATCCGCTACTTAATTGCCTTCGCGATAGATATGAGAAACTTTCACCGACATAGAGGCAAGCATAAACCGACAGTTGAACCAATTGGTAGAGTATCGCCATAGTACATCACTCTGAAGAGAAGACAAAAAATGAATTACCAAAGCCGAGTCACTTTCAATCCATAGGGAGTGCCAACCTTTCTTAGATGCAATATGAATAGCATCAATCACTGCCTGAAGCTCAGCCTCCAAAGCATAGGCCACCCCAAGAGCCCCCGCAAAACAACCAAGCACACGCCCTAAATGATCACGAAAAATGCCACCGAAACCTGCTGGACCGGGAGTGCCTCTAGCTGCACCATCAGTATTAACCTTAACTTGTAAAATAGAAGGAGTATGCCACATAACCTCTATAATTTTTGGAGCTTTAGGGGGTCTTCCAAGAATACCTATCCGATGCAGAATGCAAAGCTCAACAACTGAATTCTTCATGGTTCCCTTACTGAGGGAGTCAATCTCAAATAGTTAAAGCCGAATGGAATGGTGTAATGACCTGACCGACAACATGGAATCCTGAAAACGAACAGCGTTTCTCGCATGCCAAATAGCATAAAAACCAGCTCCAATCATACCCCACCATAAAATACTCAATTGGGAACCAAAACCATGGTGAATTggataagaaaaaaaagaataaatatcaGCGAAAGGAGTAGTCACCTGAAACAAGTCCAATACACTCCCCTAAATAGAAGCAGCAAATGAGCAATCAAAAAAGAGATGATGCGAGGTCTCATTACCAAGACAACAAAGAGAACAGATCGATGATAGATGGAAACCCCGACGTTGTAAGATATCATCAGTAAGCAAACGTCCATGCAAAAATTTCCATAAGATGAAAGAGTTTCTAGGGCAAAAACTTGAATGCCAAACAAACCGAGCCCAAGAAACATTAGAAAAATGAGTGTGCTTTAAATCATAAGCTAAAGCAACTGTTAAGTTCCCATCATTTGCCGCTTTCCAAACCAACCTGTCTTCCAAACCAGCCTTGCGTGGGAGGGTAACCTCAGCAACATCCTTCCAAATAGGTGCACACATAGCCTGTAACTCCACTGGACATACCCAACTACCATTATGAATGAATGAAGATAACGTAGACTGAAGTGTCTTAGCTACTGCAGGCGGAATACTTAACCTCTCAACAATGGGAGAGCCTAACCAATCATAATGCCAAAAATCAATTTTAGAACCGGAGCCGACAACCCATTGAGAACCATTCCCGATATCAATAAATAAAGGACGAAGCCCAGGCCAAATAGAGGAACGCTTATAATAATTGCACGGTTGCCCAAACTTGTCAAGATACCGATGGCGAAAAAAATTCGCAGCTAAAGAAGAGGATGTTAGAAGATCCCAGAACTTTTTAAAAAGGAAAGATTGATTAAGAACTGGAAAATTTTTTAGGCCCAACCCACCCTCATTCTTGGGAGCACAACACTTGTTCCAAGCAACAGTAGAAAACCCACCAGTAAGCACATTACTTGACCAGATAAAATTTCTCACCCATCTCCGCAAGTCTAATAACACTGTTTTAGGCCAAGCATAAATGAAGAAACTATGAGAAAACATGCTATTAATCACTGAATTTACCAGAGTTAAACATCCAGCCATAGAAAGAGAGGTTCCACGTCATTGGGAGAAACGACTTTTAACTTTATCAGCAAGCCCTTGAAAGTGAAGTCGCTTAGGACAGCCAGAGAAAATGGGAACGCCTAAATAAGTGAAAGGCATTACACCAATAGATATATCCAACCACCTGGAAATCAAGGTGCGTTGCAGCTTTGCAGAAATAATTCGCAATTTGCCATTATTAATGCTATTATTATACACGACTAGAAATAGTTTATTTTCTGATGATGGTACATAAAATAATTGTATGGATGGCTGCTTCTTCCATAAACCTTTTTGCTCTCCTGTGTGATTGTTGTTATCTCGATCGATCATCTAAAACCTCATGGATTCTGGATgtatttccttttcatttagAGACTGTTAAGAGTCAAAATCAGCTCTTAAATTAtactcatttttttttgtatataaaCTTGCATTTACTGCATCAATTCGCCATTATTAATGCTATTATTATATTATACACGACtggaaataatttattttctgaTGATGGTTCATAAAATAGCATGTTTGTAAAGTCCTATTTCAAATTTGCGGAATAGGCTAAATTAAAGAAAGATAAAGCCgctgttttctttttcaaaattatTAACTGCGAGTCTACCAAAATCCTACTCCTACACGCTCCTCAACACATCTTAACCAAAACAATATCCTCTCTCATTTCATCGTGCATAACTAGGGCAACAGCCTTGGAAAGCCAAAAGAATGCCTAGGCATGACATGATCGACCTAACCTTTGAAAATCTCCCTTACAGATACCGATGTGTTCACATTCACCAAAATTCCATCTATTTTTGGTCCTTTAAACTGCTGGAATCGGATTGTGTTTGGGGTGCTTTCAACAAAGCCCTTAGAGAAGTTGCAAATTTAgagcacgtttacttacttggaatggaatggaatgattacggagtaaaaacaccctcgtgtttactaacacataaatgaaTCGGAATGATTTCAAGTAAAAGAATTCTTGTGTTTACTAACatatgaaggaatcggaattggtgtaggtcccacctatttatcaggaatcgattccggAATACTCAAGAATTCGATTACGAATTGGGGAGATGgatttaggaatcattcctccgaaatcaataccgattcatttcttctcccattccacttgtctccgattcatgattattttccattccaagtaagtaaacgtccAATTAGTCTTAACTGAACAAGATCGGTCATCTGGTAGTCCAACTAAAATGGCAGCCGATGCAGGTTTGACTCTACCAACCCATTTAATCACTGCAGTGCTTGTGACACAGCAGAATGACCAAGGACTGTTTATCAAAGACGAAAGCCATCAAACCACAACTAGTAGCAATGACAGCGTTTCAGTCATCAACCTTTGGATTTCCAAGACCAAAAGAAACGAACTTCCACATAAACACAGACAAGTAGAGATAACAGTCCAAGTTCAAAATAATGTGCACAAACGAAAGATTACATTTTATGAAGAAAGAGTAGAAATGCAAATTATGGACtctcatttcattttattaaaCTGCCCCCACAAGAAACTCAATCCAAATTGGCATAATTCTCGAGAGGCAACGCAGCTAATATTGATGAGCAGTTCAAACACGAAACTTTCAATATCTGACACGACAGTTCAATATATATTGCAGATAAGGGACCAACTATGAAACTTTGTCCAGCATTCAGCATCCTAAGAGCTTAAAATAGTCTGGACCTAGATATATCCGGAATAAAGTTGACACCATCTTTCAAAGACTAGACTGAAATTAAACTACAACAAAATGGACATGACTCTATAGCTCTGCTACAAAAGGGCTTTGGAATTGCCAGACTCTAAATAACTTGAACTCTGTTTTCTTAACGACTTTAAAATCAAACTCGAGACCGGGAAATATAACTCACTGAGCATTGGCATGTGCCACTTTTCAATCATTTGGGGGAGTTTTCAGGAGTCTTCATAGCGGTAGCTGTCTTGCCTTTGTGTTCTGTAACAGCAGAGCGAAATTCCTCAACTATGGACCCATCCTTGAACTTCAACGCAAATGTGGATAACCCATCCTTCTTTTCATCGATACTATTCATGCAGGCAAACGTTACGCCTTTCTTCTCCATATTTGCAAGCTTCATGTCTGGGTAAAGACTTGCATTCAAAATTACCTTCCTAATTCCCTTGGCTCTCATAACTAGTCTGGCTTTGTCAGCCCCAGATTCAGAAACATTTACCTTCAGATCTCCCTTTCCACGCTCTTTCCAGCCTCCATCAATAAATTCAAACAGCACCGCATCAGCAGTGAAAACTgctttctcattttcttctccAGTCTCAACTGCAACCTCTTGCATTGAAGGGGTGTCACTCCTAGACACAATTGAAGGCCCTGCTGTGGCAAAGAGTGAAGAACTTCCATTATTAGATAGACCAAGACCAGAAGGCAGATCATTTTTTGACCCAAAAAGTGAACCAGTGCCAGTACTCAATGAAGAACCACCCTTGGAAATAAGCCCAAAAGAAAAGGTGGAAGTGGAAAACCCAGTTCCAGAAAGATTTGTGAAGGCATTTTGGCTACTCGAAAGCTGCTGAAATGAGTTCAAAGTGGCACCTTCATTACATGGGTCGACAGTTTCATCTTTCTTCTCTCTATTCTCTTCATTTTCACTCTTCTTCTCAACATTTCCAGTCTCACCATCAGTTACAGTCTTTACCTCGTTTTCAGCCTCACCATCATTTTTAGTCTCATCTTCTCCAACAGCTGGTTCACTGGAAATATTGCTGTTCTCCTTCACGATGTTCTCCTTATCTTCAGCAGATTCAGCCTCAGTCTGGTCATGTGCTACCCCAGGCTCTGTTGCCTCACTGGGAATTTTGTCTTCCTCCTTCACATCACTCTCCTTATCTGCAGCAGATTCAGGCTTGCTATCTGACTGCTGATTAGCATCATCTGAAACTTTTGCTTCACTGGCAGGTCGTACATCAGTGGCAGCTTGAGAAGGGTCTGCACTAGCTTCAGATGGAGGAACCAAGCGTATCCCAGCAAAAGGGTTGGAAGAAGGACCTGAACTTGTCGGAGGGCGACGAACCTTAACAATCTTTCTTGTTGCTAGCACTTCTTCACTGGCCCTCTTGAAAGTTCCAGTCTCTAGTTCAGAACTATCCTCCTCATCATCAAGGCCTGGGTTATCACGAGAGAGTTCCCTTCCAGCAGCCCGTTTCTTAGAAGGTGGAAGGGCATTTTCCGAATCCGCCATTGACAAATGAATCAAGGAAATATATTCTTAGGATTGGTGTCTCGGATATCCTCTCTGCAGAtcataagaaatgattcttTATGGACccaaataaaagacaaatagaGACATTAAACTCAAAAGGTGCAGGGAGAGAGTAGACAGTCAAATCTACTTTAAGTTAACAAACAGTATTCACTACCCCAGCCAAGAAATGCAATACACTACATCAATCCCTAGCTTTACAATATAAGAATCCTAACTATGCAAAAGGACAAAGGATAAGAAAATGAACATAGTTCACCAAATAGATTGGTTGCTATTAGTCCCAAGGTAAAGTGAATACAAATAGAAGATGATTGGCCAATATAAAATTCCAGTTACCATGATTACATATAGAAGGTAATTAGCTAATAAGAAATTCTAACCACTACAAGATCCTTACAACTCTGATATTACATTTCTAGGTTTTCTAAAAACTTAAACCAAGGAAAACGTATATTTTCAGCTGTGACacttttaattaacaaatttctCATGACTACTGTTTATCATGTACACAGACACATACATAGACCAAACAGAGTCTCATGTCTGATGGATTAACATGCCAACACATTAAGCACACAGTACATACCCAATACAGACCTGTTGTGTTACAGTGTTGGCAGTCATATCAGTCCaacccacaaacacatcaagCACACATTAATACTCGCATCTTTgaagaaagaaataataaaGACATTTTGGGAAAACACCTTCATGGCTTAATTTTGAACAAAGCATCATTATCGATTTGGTTTGTAGACTGGTAGTAATACAATTATAATTGAAAAGAGCAAATACGAAAAGAGTTGAAACTTAGTGGTATTTTTTCAAACTGGCCCCTCGCTAATCACGCGAAACAGGCTTAAACTACAAGAACTGAACTCGTGGTTTTACCAGGTATGCAAGGACACAGAAGACGAAACAAATATCAAGTCAATAACTGAACCCAGCAACATAAATCAATAAGCATAAGCTCAAAGAAAACAATGTTGGTCATTAATCCGGAGATGACTACGGATACCATGCCTAACTCCTAGGTAAAATCTTTGGTACAAGGATAACTGACGGTTAAATCAACAGATAAAAATTGAAATAGGGATGACAAAATGCTACTAGAATCATAGGGTGCCGAAAGAGCAAAACTCATAACAAAGATAAAGTGATTTGATCAAAATGTCATTCCCAAAAGGAAATCTGCAAACCCtagaaagttaaaaaaaaaatagcacagTTGACTGTGTTGCCAAATGCCAGGAAACCAGAACTACAAATATCTCTGAATTAAGCTTTTGGGTTATCTCCTCCTACTCAAGAGACCCTACTTTCTGAAAAAcagcagcaaaaaaaaaaaaaaaaaaaaagaatgaagaacTGGGTCGTGACAATtccagaacaaaaaaaattcaagaaggCCCAAAATAACACAACAAATTTAGCACAAAACAACTAAGATACCCTAAACCcagaataaaattaaaaaatcaaaaatcaaaaatcaaaaattacgAAATCATATATGAAGGGAGAGGGACTTACCGAGAAGCAGAAGAGATCCAGAAATAAATGCCGTCTTTTTTGTATTATTGTGTTTTCCGGATTCGAttgtatttgagagagagagagagagagtgattggAGAAGATAGATTTGGGTATGgaagagttggagaagaaagggtttctcttctctctctctctttgcccTTGGAAGAGAGATTCTTACATTTAGGGTTTTATAGGAATTACATGTACTTCAGGTCATCTTCTGACACGTGTTGTTGAGGCTGTGAACAAGGTGTTAGTAGAATTGGGCTTTCTGGCCCTGGAATTCTTTTTCATGGATCCACC is a window from the Rosa chinensis cultivar Old Blush chromosome 2, RchiOBHm-V2, whole genome shotgun sequence genome containing:
- the LOC112186977 gene encoding nuclear pore complex protein NUP50A, which produces MADSENALPPSKKRAAGRELSRDNPGLDDEEDSSELETGTFKRASEEVLATRKIVKVRRPPTSSGPSSNPFAGIRLVPPSEASADPSQAATDVRPASEAKVSDDANQQSDSKPESAADKESDVKEEDKIPSEATEPGVAHDQTEAESAEDKENIVKENSNISSEPAVGEDETKNDGEAENEVKTVTDGETGNVEKKSENEENREKKDETVDPCNEGATLNSFQQLSSSQNAFTNLSGTGFSTSTFSFGLISKGGSSLSTGTGSLFGSKNDLPSGLGLSNNGSSSLFATAGPSIVSRSDTPSMQEVAVETGEENEKAVFTADAVLFEFIDGGWKERGKGDLKVNVSESGADKARLVMRAKGIRKVILNASLYPDMKLANMEKKGVTFACMNSIDEKKDGLSTFALKFKDGSIVEEFRSAVTEHKGKTATAMKTPENSPK